The Mycolicibacterium parafortuitum nucleotide sequence GCTGACGATGACGATGACCGCCAAGGACCAGCCCTACAAGCACGGCTTCGGTCCGTTCGCGCCCGAGGTGTACCGGGCGCCGATGGCCTACCCGTTCCGCTGGCCGTCGGGCCCGCAGAACTGTGCTGCCGAGGCCTTCAGTCACTTCCAGACCCTGATCGACGCGCAACTCGGGGCCGACCAGGTCGCCTGCGTCGTCGTCGAACCGATCCAGGGTGAGGGCGGATTCATCGTCCCCGCCGAGGGCTTCCTGCGCTCGGTCGCCGACTTCTGCCGGGACCGGGGCATCCTGCTGGTCGCCGACGAGGTGCAGACCGGGATCGCCCGAACCGGCGCGTGGTTCGCATCCGAGCACGAAGGCCTGGTGCCCGACCTGATCACCACGGCCAAGGGCCTCGGCGGCGGATTGCCGCTGGCCGCGGTGACGGGCCGCGCCGACATCATGGACCGCGCGCACTCCGGCGGCATCGGCGGCACGTACGCGGGCAACCCCGTCGCATGTGCGGCCGCGCTCGGCGTGTTCGACGAGATCGCGCAGCACGATCTGATCGGGCGGGCCCGCGCCATCGGCGAGTTGATCACCCGCGAACTGCGCGGCATCGCCGCGAGCACCGACATCGTCGGGGAGATCCGCGGCCGCGGCGCCATGATCGCGGTCGAACTGGTCAAGCCGGGCAGCCGCGAACCCCATAAGGAGGCGGTGGCCGCCCTGGCCAAGCACTGCCACGACAACGGTGTGCTGGTGCTGACCGCGGGTACTTTCGGCAATGTGCTGCGCTTCCTGCCCCCGCTGGCGATCTCCGATGAGCTGCTCACCGAAGCCTTCGATGTCCTCCGCGACGGATTCGCGTCGCTGTAACCCACCTCGCTTGTAACCACGCCGCTCGTAACCATCAGGAGTAGACCCGATGTCGACCACCTCCGCCCCCGCCAAGAAATCCGTCTACGAACCGCTCGAGTTGTTCGACACGGCGCGGCTGCTCGATCAGGACGAGCGCGAAATCGCCGCCACCGTACGTAAATTCGTGGACAGCGAACTGAAGCCCAATGTCGAGGGCTGGTTCGAGTCGGCCACCCTGCCCAAGGAGCTCGGCAAGCGGTTCGGCGAACTCGGCCTGCTGGGCATGCACCTGCAGGGCTACGGCTGCGCGGGCACCAACGCGGTCAGCTACGGACTGGCGTGCATGGAACTCGAGGCCGGAGACAGCGGGTTCCGCAGCTTCGTCTCCGTGCAGGGCTCGCTGTCGATGTTCTCCATCTACCGGTACGGCTCCGAGGAGCAGAAGAACGAGTGGCTGCCGAGGCTGGCGTCCGGCGACGCGATCGGCTGCTTCGGCCTGACCGAACCCGATTTCGGGTCCAACCCCGCCGGCATGCGCACCCGCGCGAAGCGCGACGGTTCAGGAGAGAACGCCGACTGGGTGCTCAACGGCACCAAGATGTGGATCACCAACGGCAACCTGGCCGACGTCGCGACGGTGTGGGCGCAGACCGATGACGGTATCCGCGGGTTCCTGGTGCCCACCGACACACCGGGGTTCACCGCCAACGCGATCCACCGCAAGCTCTCGCTGCGGGCGTCGATCACCTCGGAACTCGTTCTCGACAACGTCCGGCTGCCCGCATCGGCGCAGCTCCCGGAGGCCGTCGGGTTGAGCGCCCCGCTGTCGTGCCTCAACGAGGCCCGGTTCGGCATCGTGTTCGGTGCGCTGGGCGCCGCGCGCGACAGCCTGGAGACGACGATCGCCTACACCCAGACCCGCGATGTGTTCGACCGTCCGCTGGCGAGCTATCAGCTGACACAGGAGAAGCTCGCGAACATGACCGTCGAGCTCGGCAAGGGCATGCTGCTGGCGATCCACCTCGGCCGCATCAAGGACGCCGAGGGTGTGCGTCCCGAACAGGTCAGCCTCGGCAAGCTCAACAACGTGCGGGAGGCCATCGCCATCGCACGCGAATGCCGAACCCTGTTGGGCGGCAGCGGGATCACGCTGGAGTACTCGCCGCTGCGACACGCCAACAACCTGGAGTCGGTGCTGACCTACGAGGGCACCTCCGAGATGCACCTGCTCTCCATCGGGAAGGCGCTCACCGGCCACGCGGCGTTCCGCGCATGACCGCGCCCGCACCGGTCCGGCACCTGATCGCCGGCCAGTGGCGGCAAGGCGCCGGTGACGCGCTGCGCAGCGTCAACCCGGCCCGCCCTGCCGTCGTGGTCGCCGAAGGATCCGCGGCGCTCGCCGCGGACGTCGACACGGCCGTCGGTGCGGCCGCCGCGGCCGCTCGGTCGTGGGCCGCGCTGGGCGTGCATCAGCGCGGCGCGCTGCTGACCGCCGCCGCGGCGATCGTCGAGCGCAACGCCGAGACTTGGGGCCGCGAGCTCGCGACCGAGGAGGGCAAGACCCGCGCGGAGGGCGTCGGGGAGGTTCGCCGCGCCGCGCAGATCCTGCGCTACTACGGCAACGAGGGCGACCGGCAGGCCGGCGAGATCTACGCCTCACCCCGCGCCGGTGAGCAGATCCTGATCACCCGCAAACCGCTCGGTGTCGTCGGCGTGATCACGCCGTTCAATTTCCCGATCGCGATTCCGGCCTGGAAGATCGCCCCCGCGCTGGTCTACGGCAACACCGTGGTGTGGAAGCCGGCCAGCACCGTTCCGCTGCTGGCGATCCGGCTCGCCGAGGCGCTGACCGAGGCGGGGCTGCCGCCGGGAGTGCTGAACCTGTTGATCGGCGGCTCCGACGTCGGCGACGCGCTGGTGAACCACCCGGGGCTGGACGGGATCACGTTCACCGGGTCGACGACCGTGGGCCGCCGCATCGCGGCCGCGGCGGCCGCACGAGGGGTGCCCGCACAAGCCGAGATGGGCGGCAAGAACGCCGCGGTGGTGCTCGACGACGCCGATCTCGAGCTCGCCGTCGAACAGGTGATGCTCGGCGCGTTCCGGTCCACCGGCCAGAAGTGCACCGCCACTTCCCGGTTGATCGTCACCGCCGGGATCGCCGACGCGTTCTGCGATGCGCTGCTCGCGCAGGCGCAGGCGTTGCGGGTGGGCGACCCGGTCGACGACGCGACCCAGATGGGTCCTGTGGTCAGCGATTCCGCGCAGCGGTCGATCACCGCGGGCATCGACACCGCGATGAGCCAGGGCGCCACGGTGCTGGCAGGGGGCCGGCCCTATCAGGACGGCCCGCTGGCGGACGGATACTTCGTCGCGCCGACGGTGCTGCAACTCGGGGCCGCACCGGCCGACGTGTGGACCGACGAACTGTTCGGCCCCGTGCTCGCGATCCGCCGCGCCGCCGACGCCGAGGAGGCCTTCGCGCTGGCCAACGACAGCGAATTCGGGCTGTCGGCAGCGGTTTTCACCCAGGACATGACCCGCGCACTGGAGGCGGTGGAGCGCATCGACGTCGGCGTGCTGCATGTCAACTCGGAGTCCGCCGGGGCCGATCCGCACGTGCCGTTCGGCGGTGCGAAGAAGAGCGGACTGGGCCCCAAGGAGCAGGGCGGCGCCGCGCGGGAATTCTTCACCCACACCACCACGGTGTATCTGCGCGGCGGGAGGCCGGGGGCGTGACCGGCGCGCTCGACGGGGTGGTGGTCGTCGACTTCAGCCGGGTGCTGGCCGGGCCGTACGCGACGATGATGCTGGGAGACTTCGGCGCCGAGGTCATCAAGGTCGAGCGTCCCGGCACCGGCGACGACACGCGTGCGTGGGGCCCGCCCTACGACGCGTCCGGCGTCGCGACCTATTTCAACGCCGTCAACCGCAACAAGCGCTCGGTGGTACTGGACCTGGCGGATCCCGACGGACGTCGACAGGCCCGCGAATTGGTCGCGGGCGCCGACGTCGTCGTCGAGAACTTCCGGCCGGGCACGATGGAGAGGCTCGGCCTCGGCTACGACGACCTGCGCGCGGTTCGTCCCGACCTGATCTACTGTGCGATCACCGGTTTCGGGCGCGGCGGCGGTGCGGCCCTGCCCGGCTACGACCTGCTGGTGCAGGCCGTCGGAGGGCTGATGAGCGTGACCGGCAGCGAACCCGGTGACCCGACCAAGGCCGGCGTCGCACTGGTGGACGTGCTGGCCGGACTGCATGCACTGTCCGGCATCTTGGCCGCACTGCATCATCGTGACCGCACCGGCGAGGGTCAGCGCGTCGACACCGATCTGATGTCGGTGCTGCTGTCCTCGATGGTCAATCAGGCGTCCGGCTTTCTCGGCGCGGGCGTGATTCCGGGCATGATGGGTAACCGTCATCCCAGTATCGCGCCGTATCAGACGTTCGACACCGCCGACCGGCCGATCGCCGTCGCGGTGGGCAACGACAAGCAGTTCCGGGCCTTCACCGCCGCGCTCGGGTTGGCCGAACTCGCCGACGACCCGCGGTTCGTCACCAATCCCGCCCGCGTTGCTCATCGAGATGACCTGTGCGCGTTGCTGATACCGGCTTTGAAAGCCCACGGCGCAGATCACTGGTATGCGCGGCTGAGCGCGGTCGGGGTGCCCGCCGGCCCGATCAACGATCTGGCGGAGGCGTTCGCGTTCGCCCGTGGACTGGGCATCGAGGCGACGGTGGCCGTGCCGGGCAGTCCCGCTCCGCAGGTCGCCAACCCCGTCACGATGTCGGCGACCCCGGTCAGCTATCGCTGTGGCCCGCCGCCGCTCGGCGGCTGCGCAACAGACGAAAAGCCCTGACCGCCAACCACAGTTGCGTCCGCGAATCCACCGAGGCCAGATCGTCGCCGAGCAGCTGACCGATGCGGCGCATCCGGCTGCGCAGCGTGTGGCGGTGGATCCGCAACTCGGCCGCGGCCGCCTCCATCTGGCCGTTGTGCCGCAGGAACGCCGTAAGCGTGCCGACGAGATCCTCGTCGGCGTCCGCCAGCGGGTCCAATACCGAGGCAAGCAACCGCAATTCACCGGTGGTGCGGCCGTCGAGCAGTGCGGCCAGCGGTCCGAGATCGGCGTACTCGGCGAACTGTCCGGCAGCCGTTTCCGCGGCGACCCGCGCCTGTTCCAGCCCTATGCCGATGTCGCCGATCGGTACCGGCCGGCTCGCTCCCCCACCGGGCGCATCCGGTCCACCGACCAGGGCGCGGATCTTGGCCCGGCTTCCGTCGGCGGGCAGCACGATGACGATCTCCCGGCCGGCCGCCGTCATCAGGTACGGTCCGGCGTCGGACAGCGGTCGGCCCAACTCCTCCTCGGCGGCCAGCAGCGGCCCGGTCCCGTGCAGGACGAGCACCACGACCTGTGCGCCGGGGGCGAAGCCGAAGTACCGGAGCAGGCTGTCGTCGACGGTCGCGCGGCCGCCGAGCAGTTCCCGCGTCACCGCCGCCCGCAGCCGCTGTTCGGCGTCCTGCACGCGCGCGGGTTTCTCCAGCGCGATCGAGATCAACGACACCGCGTGCGAGACAAGCAATCGCCCGGCGTCCGACAGCGGCCCCGTGGTGCGCACCACCAGGTGACCGCGTAGCGCCTGAGCGGCGCGGAGCCGCTGGATCGTCAGCAGCGAGTCACCGGCGGGTGTGACCGCCGCGCCGCGTTCGCGCGCCGCCCCGGCCGCCTCCGACAGCGCCGAGATGACGTCGCCGTCTGCCGTTCCGCCCGCGGCGAGCTCGCGGCCGTCGGCGGCGACGGCCACCACCACCGCATCCAGGCAGTCGGCCAGCGCCGTGACCACCCCGGGGATGCCGCCTCGCAGCGTCGCGCGGGTCAATACCTCCTGCTGATCGACGACGCGCTGCACCGAACGCAGCTGATCGGCCTTGACCGCGTCGATGACGACACGCGAGATCGCGATGAACGGCGTCGCCGCCGGCACCCGCAGGATCGGCACGCCGTGCTCGTCGCCGGCGGTGAGCACACCGGCGGGCACGGCGCTCAGCGTGGTACCGGTGTCGACAGCCAGCGCGGCCGTCCCGGCATCGGCGAGGCGGGCGACGTACGCCGCCTGCGCGGCCGCGTCGGGACCGATGTTGATCCCGGTGGTCATGACCAGTTCCCCGCCGGCCAGATACGGTGTCGGATCGGCTAATTCGATCGCGTGCGCCCACGCGATCGGGCGGTCGGCGGCCTGAGTGCCTGCGACCAGTGCCAGACCGAGATCCTCGACCTGGCACAGCCGACGGGCGGTGATCACCCCTGTGACGCTACCGCGCCGGCTTGCTCCCGCGCGCGCTCCGCGGCCGTCACAAACGCGTCGAACAGCCTCATCCGGTCGTCTACCGGGCCGTCCTCGTCCTCGGGATGCCACTGCACACCGAGATAGAACTTCTCGGGATCCTCGATGCCCTCGGTGATCCCGTCGAGCGCCCGCGCCGCGACCACCAGGCCCTCGCCCAGTCGGTCGACAGCCTGATGATGCCCGTTGCGGCCGGTCACCCGATCGGTGCCCAGGATCGACGCCAGCCGCGTCCCTGGAATGACGTCGATCGGTTCGTCGACGAACACCGGCTCCCCCGGTCCGCCGTGATGCAGCGTGAAGTCGGCGATGTCGGGGATCAGGGTGCCGCCGCGGGCGACGTTGAGCAGCTGCGAGCCGCGGCAGATACCGAAGACGGGTCGGCCGGCGGCCTCGGCCGCGGCGATCGCGGCGAACGCATCGTGGTCGGCGCGCATATCGACGCCGTATGCATTCGGGATGGGGGCGCCCAGGTTGTAGCAGGAGCCGTCGACGTCTCCACCCCCGAGCAACAGCAGACCGTCGAAATCCGCTGCGGCAGAGGGATCCTGCAGCGCGGTGGTGGTGTCCCACAGCTCATAGGTGGCGCCGAGCTCGGTCAGCGTCGCCAGCGCGACCCGGGTGAACCGCGTGACCAGCCCCGCGTCGTGTTCGTCGATGCCGGGGAAGTTCAGCGACGCCAGCACACACACGTGAGCACGCGGTGACGGCGGCGCGGGCAGGTTCGGGATGACGTCGTCACGACGTACCCGAATGGTCATCGCGATTCCTTTCTCTTGCGGGCCCTGTCGACCAGATCGGCGAACAGCGCGGCATCGGTGTCGGAGGTGGCATGCCTGTCCTCGGGGTGCCACTGGACCGCCACGAGGTCGGCATGGCGGTGTTCGACCGCCTCGATGACCCCGTCCGCGGCCAGCCCGCACACGACCAGGCCGGGGGCCAGCCTATCGATGGCCTGGTGATGGTAGGACGACACGTCGATGGTCTGGACGCCGACGATCGCGTGCAGCCGGGATCCGCGCTTGACGTGCACCGGGTGCACGGCGTTGTGATGCGCGGTGTCCGTCTCGACGACGTGTTGGACCAGGGTGCCGCCGAGCGCGACGTTGAGGATCTGCATACCCCGGCAGATCACCAGCGCGGGCAGGTCCTGGTCGATCACCGCGCGGGTGACCCCGAGGTCGAACTCGTCCTGGAACTCGACGACCCCGGAGGTCTCCGGCACCGGTGTCGCGCCGTAGCGGCCCGGATCGACGTCGGCGCCGCCGGGCAGCAGCACACCATCGAAACGGGCGATTCTGCCCGGCATCTCTGCCAGCGGATCGGCAGCGGGCCCGTGCAGGACCACCGGCTCGCCGCCGGCGGCCCACACGGCCTCGCAGATCGCCTCGGCGGCCAGCGTCGCCGAGAAGCGCAGGATCGGCACCTGCTCCGCCCGGCGTCCGATCACCGCGACCAGCGGTCTGACCACTCAGTCCCCCGCGAACGGGTAGTCGAGGGTCGGCAGCCACTGCTCCCACACCTTGCGCAGGCGCCCCGATTTGATCAGCCGGCCCAGCGCCCCGTCGATCTCGGCAAGAGTGTCGGGCCGGTCCTTGGACACCGCGATACCCCAACGGTTTCCGGTCTGCACCGTGAAGGCCAACTCGTAGTCCGGATGGGTGGCGCCCAGCGGCACGAACACGACGTCATCGTCGACCACCGCGTCGACCTCGCCGGCCAGCAGCGCCGCCAGCATGTCGGCGTACACGTCGTCGGAGCCGGCGCCGAACGCCACCGGCTGCGCACCGGTGAACGTCTGCGCCAGCGCCATATTGGTGCTGTTCTCGATCGCGGCGACCTTGCGGCCGACGAGATCCTCGGGTGACGAGATCCCGGACCCGCGGCGCACCAGCACACCTTCGTGGAAGATCGCATACGGCCGGGTGAAGTCGACCTGCGCCTGCCGTTCGGCGGTGATCCCCTGCCCGCACAGCACCGCGTCCGCGTCGCCGCGCTGGACCGCCGGGATCATGTCGACCCACGGCACCCTCACCCACTCGACGGGCCGGCCGAGCTCGGCTCCCAGGATCTCGGCGACGCCGGGTTCATAGCCCTGCCGACCGTCCTCCGGGGTCCACAGCGTGAACAGCGGCGGTGCCTCGGCGTCCAGGCAGGCCAGCCGCAGCGGGTCCGATGCCCCGGTCACGGCGTGTCGTTCCAATACATCTCGCGCTCCCATTCGGTGACGTGTCCACAGAAACGAGCCCACTCGTCGGCGTGATAGTCGACGAGTAGCGACGACAGTTCCGGTCCCAGAGCCTGATTGAGCACCTCGTCGGCACGGAACGCCCCGATCGCCTCGCCGAGGGTCAGCGGCAACGCCGGGAAGCGCCCGTCGATCGGAGCGTCGTAGGACGACCCCTGCGTCGGCTGACCGGGATCGGTCGCATTCTTCATCCCGTCCTCGCAGGCGGCGAGGATCACCGCGTGCGACAGATACGGGTTCACCGCGGCGTCGGGCAGCTTGTACTCCAGTCGCCCGACCGTCGACAGCCGGACGGTGCAGGTCTTGTTGTCCAGGCCCCAGTTGATCCGCGACGGCGCGAACTGGCCTGCGTCCCAATACCGTTTGTACGAGTTCACGGTGGAGCCGTTGATCAGCATGGCACCGGCGGAGTGGGCGAGCAGCCCGCCGAGCGCGTGCTTGCCCAGTTCGGACAGGTGCAGTTCGGTGCGGCCGGGTTCTGCCAGCACGTTGACGTCGTCGCGCCACAGGCTGAAGTTGTGATGGCAGCCGTTGCCCATCATCCCGGTGGCCGGTTTGGGCATGAAACTGGCCTCGATGCCGAGTTCGCGGGCGACCTGCCTGCAGATCTGCCGGTAGGTGGTCAGCCGGTCTGCGGTCAGGTCGGCCCGGTCGTACATGAAGTTCAGTTCGACCTGGAACTCGTCCTCGTAGTCGCCTTCGATCATGTCGAGGCCGAGCGCCTGCGCGTACTCGATGACCTTCTTGACGATCGGGCGATTCCGCTCGAGATGCTCGATGTGATAGGCCGGGCTGGATCCGGGACGGAACTGGGCTTCGAGTCCCTCGCCCCGCCAGGTCATCTCGGGTTCGCAGCCGGTGCGCAACTCCAGGCCCGTGCGGTCGGCGAATCCGGTCAGCATCCGGCGCAGCAATCCACGTGTGTCACATGCGAATTCGGCGCCGGCCCGCTCCAGAAGGTGGTCGGGCTCGTAGAGCCGGCAGAACACCCGCGCGAAGCTGGTGTCCCACGGCAGAACCGCGAACGTGTCGAGATCCGGGACCGCTGTGTATTCCGGAGCGTTCACCCCTCCGGCCAGAAGCACACCTTCCCGGGTCCCCTGCAGGTTCGCGACCGCGGTCTGGTGCTGCTGCACTCCGCGGATCGCCAGACGCTCGAAGTGTTTCGCGGGTGCGACCTTGCCGACCACCCGGCCGGTGATGGTGATCGCCTGGAAGTACACGTATTCGACGCCGCGCTCGGCGATCACCGACAGTGCTTCGGCGAGCTCCGGGCTGGATGCGTTGGCCTCGCGGTGCAGGTCGAGGGGTGTGATGGTCATCGCCGCTCAGTCCTTGATGAAGATGGCCTGGGCGGGGCAGACGTCGGCGGCGTCCTCGATGTAGCCGCGCTCCGAATCATCGGGATTCCCGTCGTATTCCAGATGTCCGTCGTCGTTGAGCCAGAAGACGGCGGGGGCGGCGATGGCACACTGGCCGTGGTCCTGACATTTCGTGAGATCTACGGTGACGTGCATGTTCGGCGTTCCTTTCAGGGGGCGGGCGTGAAGCCGATGGGCAGCGTGATCGGACCTGTGTTGCCCGAATCGGGCAACCAGGTCGCACCGGGCAGTTGGTGAGGGTCGCGCAGTCGGCGAGCCAGCAGTGGCAGTGCCTCGCTCATGTCCGAGCGGGCCACGAAGTGACCGAGGCAGTGATGCGCTCCGCCACCGAATCCGAAGTGCGGCTTGCGTTCCGCGGTGATGTCGAAGCCCGGTTCGAACACCCGGGGGTCGGTGCCCGCGGACTCGCTGTAGAGATGAACCGTGGTGCCCGCGGTCAGCATGACGCCCTCGTACTCGAAGTCCTCCAGCACCTCGCGGGTCACCCACCGCACCGTCGGGTTCACCCGCATCACCTCCTCGACGGCCTTGCCGCCGAGGTCGGGCCGCTCGGCGAGCAGGCGCCACTGATCGGGATGCTTCATGAAGCTCTGCATCGCCAGGCCGAGCTGGTTTCGGGTGGTGTCGAAACCGCCGAAGATCAACAGCACCATGGCATCTCGCAGTTCGGTGTCCGACAGCCGTCCATCCTCGGGGCGCGATGCGTTGACCAGCGTCGTGACGAAGTCGTCGCGCGGGTTGGCCTGACGGTCAGCGATCAGCTCGTCGCAGTACGCGTACAGCGTGGCCAGCGCCGCCTCGATCTTGGGCAGGTCCTCCTTGATCGTGATCCCGAGCGCGAGCCCGATCGTCGAGGACTCGGTGGAGATCACCTTCCACTCACTCTCGGGGATACCGAGCATGATCGCGATGACGCGGGCCGCATACGGTTCGGCGAACTCGCTGACGAACTCGCAGCGGTCCGGTTCGGCGAAATTGTCGATCAACTCCGTGGCCAGCGCCTGGAACCGCGGCACCAGGCCACCGATCAGCTTGTTGGAGAAGGCCGGATTCATGAGCCTGCGCAGCCGGTGGTGCTCCTCGCCCTCCTTGTTGAGGATCCAGCTGGCGAACCACTGGGCGAACGGCCCCTCGGTGACGCCGTTGTGTGCCGGCCACGCCGCGCTGCCCTGGCGCAGCTTCGGATGCTTGAGCAGCCGGTTGACCTGCTCGTACCGCAGCACCGCCAGGCCGTATTCGGTGGTCGCGTACCAGCTGAGCTCCCTCGCCGCATGCACCTGCTCCGAGGTGATCGAAAACGACGGATCCGACACCCGGAAGCTCGGAACAGAGCCGAGCGTGGTCGACGTCATCAGTGCTACCTCCGAGAGAGCGACCTAACAGTGCCTAAATACTCTAGAAGTAGATGCTTAATGTCAACAGCTGGAACGAGGTTCCTCGTTAACAGTCCGTAACGGCGCGCTAAGCCGGCGAATCCGGTGACGCCTGAGCGCTTTCGGGCCAGCCGATCGCTACCACCCAGCCCGTTCCGAGCGGCATCTCCGCGACCTGGCGGAAGGCGTGCGGGTCCGGCTGCGCGCTGACCGCGGGCACCGCGGCCAGGCGGGAGCCGACGACCCAGCGGGCGGTGTTGGCGGCGATGACGCGCCGCTCGGTGTTGACCACCACCGCGTCATCGTCGGTCTGGCGCAACACCTCCAGCAACGTGCGCTCGATTTCGCCGACCACCAGATCGGCGCCCGCCACCCCGAGGAAGGCGCCGTCGGCGACGACCGGGATCGTCGCGGTGATGGTGTACATGTCGGACCCGCTGTAGTCGACGTAGGGTCCGTAGGCGACCCGCGCCTGCCCCCGCTTCGCCAGCTGATACCAGTCCATCTGGAGGTAGTCGTAGACGTCGATGCTGGTCGGGTCGAAGTTCAGCCGCAGCCGGGCGACCCGGTCGTTGTTGTTGCGCTGCCACCACGCCAGATAGCGCTCCTGGTCTTCGACGACGAACGGCGCGGCGATGAATCCCATCCCCCAGACCGCGTGTTCGTCGTGTAGCCGGTCGGCGAGCCTGCGGTGCAGCCCGCTGAAGTGCGCCTCGGTCAGCGCCGCCCGCGGCGGCCGGATGCGCAGCACCTCGTCGGCGATCTCGCGGAGCATCTCGTACAGCGGCTCCAACTGCCGCGACGCTTCTTCGGCCAGATCGACGGCCGACGTGGTCGGGATCATGACGCCTCCCCCGTCGCGGTGAGATCGAGGTTCACCTGGGTCAAGCGGGCGAGTTGACCCATCACGTGGGCCTCCGCGAGCCGGCGCGCCTCCTCGGCGTTCTCGGCCGCGACCGCCGCGGCGATCGCATGCTGCTCCTCGACGTGAGCGGCGACGTCGATCTGCTGGCCGATCGGCAGCCAGACCAGGCCGGCGACCTCGGCCTGCAGGTTCGCCTCCCGGCGCGCGAGCCGTGCGGACTGCGACGCGATCGCGACCTGGATGTGGAAGCGGCTGTCGGCGCGGATCCGGTCACCTAGCGTCGCGGC carries:
- a CDS encoding PucR family transcriptional regulator; translated protein: MITARRLCQVEDLGLALVAGTQAADRPIAWAHAIELADPTPYLAGGELVMTTGINIGPDAAAQAAYVARLADAGTAALAVDTGTTLSAVPAGVLTAGDEHGVPILRVPAATPFIAISRVVIDAVKADQLRSVQRVVDQQEVLTRATLRGGIPGVVTALADCLDAVVVAVAADGRELAAGGTADGDVISALSEAAGAARERGAAVTPAGDSLLTIQRLRAAQALRGHLVVRTTGPLSDAGRLLVSHAVSLISIALEKPARVQDAEQRLRAAVTRELLGGRATVDDSLLRYFGFAPGAQVVVLVLHGTGPLLAAEEELGRPLSDAGPYLMTAAGREIVIVLPADGSRAKIRALVGGPDAPGGGASRPVPIGDIGIGLEQARVAAETAAGQFAEYADLGPLAALLDGRTTGELRLLASVLDPLADADEDLVGTLTAFLRHNGQMEAAAAELRIHRHTLRSRMRRIGQLLGDDLASVDSRTQLWLAVRAFRLLRSRRAAAGHSDS
- a CDS encoding gamma-glutamyl-gamma-aminobutyrate hydrolase family protein, with amino-acid sequence MTIRVRRDDVIPNLPAPPSPRAHVCVLASLNFPGIDEHDAGLVTRFTRVALATLTELGATYELWDTTTALQDPSAAADFDGLLLLGGGDVDGSCYNLGAPIPNAYGVDMRADHDAFAAIAAAEAAGRPVFGICRGSQLLNVARGGTLIPDIADFTLHHGGPGEPVFVDEPIDVIPGTRLASILGTDRVTGRNGHHQAVDRLGEGLVVAARALDGITEGIEDPEKFYLGVQWHPEDEDGPVDDRMRLFDAFVTAAERAREQAGAVASQG
- a CDS encoding gamma-glutamyl-gamma-aminobutyrate hydrolase family protein; the protein is MVRPLVAVIGRRAEQVPILRFSATLAAEAICEAVWAAGGEPVVLHGPAADPLAEMPGRIARFDGVLLPGGADVDPGRYGATPVPETSGVVEFQDEFDLGVTRAVIDQDLPALVICRGMQILNVALGGTLVQHVVETDTAHHNAVHPVHVKRGSRLHAIVGVQTIDVSSYHHQAIDRLAPGLVVCGLAADGVIEAVEHRHADLVAVQWHPEDRHATSDTDAALFADLVDRARKRKESR
- a CDS encoding acyl-CoA dehydrogenase family protein gives rise to the protein MSTTSAPAKKSVYEPLELFDTARLLDQDEREIAATVRKFVDSELKPNVEGWFESATLPKELGKRFGELGLLGMHLQGYGCAGTNAVSYGLACMELEAGDSGFRSFVSVQGSLSMFSIYRYGSEEQKNEWLPRLASGDAIGCFGLTEPDFGSNPAGMRTRAKRDGSGENADWVLNGTKMWITNGNLADVATVWAQTDDGIRGFLVPTDTPGFTANAIHRKLSLRASITSELVLDNVRLPASAQLPEAVGLSAPLSCLNEARFGIVFGALGAARDSLETTIAYTQTRDVFDRPLASYQLTQEKLANMTVELGKGMLLAIHLGRIKDAEGVRPEQVSLGKLNNVREAIAIARECRTLLGGSGITLEYSPLRHANNLESVLTYEGTSEMHLLSIGKALTGHAAFRA
- a CDS encoding CaiB/BaiF CoA transferase family protein, encoding MTGALDGVVVVDFSRVLAGPYATMMLGDFGAEVIKVERPGTGDDTRAWGPPYDASGVATYFNAVNRNKRSVVLDLADPDGRRQARELVAGADVVVENFRPGTMERLGLGYDDLRAVRPDLIYCAITGFGRGGGAALPGYDLLVQAVGGLMSVTGSEPGDPTKAGVALVDVLAGLHALSGILAALHHRDRTGEGQRVDTDLMSVLLSSMVNQASGFLGAGVIPGMMGNRHPSIAPYQTFDTADRPIAVAVGNDKQFRAFTAALGLAELADDPRFVTNPARVAHRDDLCALLIPALKAHGADHWYARLSAVGVPAGPINDLAEAFAFARGLGIEATVAVPGSPAPQVANPVTMSATPVSYRCGPPPLGGCATDEKP
- a CDS encoding aldehyde dehydrogenase family protein → MTAPAPVRHLIAGQWRQGAGDALRSVNPARPAVVVAEGSAALAADVDTAVGAAAAAARSWAALGVHQRGALLTAAAAIVERNAETWGRELATEEGKTRAEGVGEVRRAAQILRYYGNEGDRQAGEIYASPRAGEQILITRKPLGVVGVITPFNFPIAIPAWKIAPALVYGNTVVWKPASTVPLLAIRLAEALTEAGLPPGVLNLLIGGSDVGDALVNHPGLDGITFTGSTTVGRRIAAAAAARGVPAQAEMGGKNAAVVLDDADLELAVEQVMLGAFRSTGQKCTATSRLIVTAGIADAFCDALLAQAQALRVGDPVDDATQMGPVVSDSAQRSITAGIDTAMSQGATVLAGGRPYQDGPLADGYFVAPTVLQLGAAPADVWTDELFGPVLAIRRAADAEEAFALANDSEFGLSAAVFTQDMTRALEAVERIDVGVLHVNSESAGADPHVPFGGAKKSGLGPKEQGGAAREFFTHTTTVYLRGGRPGA
- the gabT gene encoding 4-aminobutyrate--2-oxoglutarate transaminase, which gives rise to MTTSLVGGPALAQTRRIVTEIPGPRSVELAQRRAAALPAGLNSAAGVFLAAAGGGVVVDVDGNSFIDLGSGIAVTTVGNSAPSVVGRAAEQLARYTHTCYLNIPYEPYIEVAERLNALTPGDHEKRTVLFSTGAEAVENAVKYARIATGRDAVVVFDHAFHGRSLLTMTMTAKDQPYKHGFGPFAPEVYRAPMAYPFRWPSGPQNCAAEAFSHFQTLIDAQLGADQVACVVVEPIQGEGGFIVPAEGFLRSVADFCRDRGILLVADEVQTGIARTGAWFASEHEGLVPDLITTAKGLGGGLPLAAVTGRADIMDRAHSGGIGGTYAGNPVACAAALGVFDEIAQHDLIGRARAIGELITRELRGIAASTDIVGEIRGRGAMIAVELVKPGSREPHKEAVAALAKHCHDNGVLVLTAGTFGNVLRFLPPLAISDELLTEAFDVLRDGFASL
- a CDS encoding transporter substrate-binding domain-containing protein, which encodes MGARDVLERHAVTGASDPLRLACLDAEAPPLFTLWTPEDGRQGYEPGVAEILGAELGRPVEWVRVPWVDMIPAVQRGDADAVLCGQGITAERQAQVDFTRPYAIFHEGVLVRRGSGISSPEDLVGRKVAAIENSTNMALAQTFTGAQPVAFGAGSDDVYADMLAALLAGEVDAVVDDDVVFVPLGATHPDYELAFTVQTGNRWGIAVSKDRPDTLAEIDGALGRLIKSGRLRKVWEQWLPTLDYPFAGD